In a genomic window of Scyliorhinus torazame isolate Kashiwa2021f chromosome 5, sScyTor2.1, whole genome shotgun sequence:
- the LOC140422522 gene encoding uncharacterized protein, with product MEKPWKCGDCGKGFIAPSVLEIHRRIHTGERPFTCSVCGKGFIHLSNLKSHQRVHTGEKPFTCSVCGKGFTQSSTLQRHQRVHTAEKPFTCSQCGKGFSHSSILQTHQRVHNRERPLICSQCGKGFTQLSSLQTHQRVHTGERPYTCPQCGKGFTDLSNLKSHQRVHTGERPFICSQCGKGFTRLNNLQSHQRVHTGEKPFICSQCRKGFTHLSSLQSHQRVHTGERPFICSQCGKGFTRLSNLQSHQRVHTGEKPFICSQCGKGFTRLSNLQSHQRVHTGEKPFICSQCGKGFTELSGLRRHQRIHTGEKPFTCSL from the coding sequence atggagaaaccatggaaatgtggggactgtgggaagggattcatagcTCCATCTgtactggaaattcatcgacgtattcacactggggagaggccgttcacctgctctgtgtgtgggaagggattcattcatttATCCAACCTGaaatcacaccagcgagttcacactggggagaagccattcacctgctctgtgtgtgggaagggattcactcagtcatccaccctgcagagacaccagcgagttcacactgcggagaagccgttcacctgctctcagtgtgggaaaggattcagtcattcatccatcctgcagacacaccagcgagtgcacaaTAGAGAGAGGCCACTCATctgttctcaatgtgggaagggattcactcagttatccagcttgcagacacaccagcgggttcacactggggagaggccgtacacctgccctcagtgtgggaagggattcactgatttatccaacctgaagtcacatcagcgagttcacactggggagaggccattcatctgctctcagtgtgggaagggattcactcggttaaacaacctgcagagtcaccagcgagttcacactggggagaagccgttcatctgctctcagtgtcggaagggatttactcatttatccagcctgcagtcacaccagcgagttcacactggggagaggccattcatctgctctcagtgtgggaagggattcaccagatTGTCtaacctgcagagtcaccagcgagttcacactggggagaagccgttcatctgctctcagtgtgggaagggattcaccagatTGTCtaacctgcagagtcaccagcgagttcacactggggagaagccgttcatctgctctcagtgtgggaagggatttactgagtTATCCGGCCTTCGgagacaccagcgcattcacactggggagaagccgttcacctgctctctgtga